From one Caldithrix abyssi DSM 13497 genomic stretch:
- a CDS encoding Ig-like domain-containing protein, which translates to MIKQFFLMLLTATILFAQDFSGIKIYINPGHGGNDPANDRYIPETGFWESESNLTKGLYLMELLQKHHATVYISRTQNREEDDLPLSQIDEDANAHNVDYFHSIHSNAHNATVNYPLLLFRGYDNDPVFPDAKRMGSIMFNEMNKADRQWTYWPYSWENNRGDWSFYSQWGTSGLGVLRYLTMPGTLSEGSFHDYLPNSFRLMSIDYRKHESIAILRSFIQYFGLQSLPDGVVAGIIRSKTENVSYSYNYNSGLPNDKKKALNFARARLIPGDRIYVTDEHNNGFFMFENVEPGVYSVIMDGGEYAPDTVQVTVYANRTSYANGFLEKVTNKAPEVYRYDLTANDSLVLTHSTIEIQFSQAMDRQSTESAFKIQPSVDGYFEWQNNDLKMVYALYDTLRRSTTYTVTVDTSAKNKNGLPLAQAYSFSFVTASEHVRPNIVNFGPTIDSVRIQSSIYIQFDFPMRREKTEAAFSIDPPVAGHFEWEEDLTGFSFVPDSALQRKTMYTVRLNAQAENFYGVALDSALQFTFMTRYRNELLPLKFFPQDGETHVSTLPQIYIIFNGVPNKYTVFGNVQLADSSGTPMAMRGLDVFEKDGRGVLIFEPRSELEKNMLYYLRLFPGMKDLDGLPVPDTLQFSFRTVPKTYYNGHLLDDFETNFGWLDPDNVPGTMGTDADATQFEITRTKKINGIYSGKLEYKFSSDSGGVCRLFNEEGRTIPSTADSLFGIWVYGDFSRNLLQLLFDRGSDKNMVVWQDTINWAGWKMLMVPLDSIGGSGDYNFHSVVVKQLNGGYTEGALYLDDAQYDMIITALEDENPANLLPAKLALHQNYPNPFNPLTTIVYQIPESGEVQLALFNVLGQKIADVVKARQQPGTYKITIRADNLASGVYLYRLKFKDQVRVKKLIVLK; encoded by the coding sequence ATGATAAAACAGTTTTTCTTAATGCTTTTAACGGCAACAATTCTCTTTGCACAGGACTTTTCGGGTATTAAAATTTACATCAATCCGGGGCATGGCGGAAATGATCCGGCCAATGATCGCTACATTCCTGAAACCGGTTTCTGGGAATCGGAGAGCAATTTGACCAAGGGTCTTTACTTGATGGAATTGTTACAAAAACACCATGCAACGGTTTACATCAGTCGGACGCAGAATCGAGAGGAAGACGACCTGCCTCTATCGCAAATTGACGAAGACGCCAATGCCCACAATGTGGATTATTTTCATTCCATCCACAGCAATGCCCACAATGCCACGGTTAACTATCCGCTGCTCCTTTTTCGCGGTTACGATAACGACCCGGTTTTTCCGGACGCCAAACGGATGGGCAGTATTATGTTCAATGAGATGAACAAGGCTGATCGCCAGTGGACTTACTGGCCCTATTCATGGGAAAACAACCGCGGCGATTGGAGTTTTTATTCGCAATGGGGCACCAGTGGGCTGGGCGTACTGCGATATTTAACGATGCCGGGCACACTTTCGGAAGGTTCTTTCCACGACTATCTGCCCAATTCGTTTCGCCTGATGAGTATTGATTACCGCAAACATGAATCGATTGCCATTCTACGTTCTTTTATTCAATATTTTGGTTTGCAAAGTTTGCCGGACGGCGTGGTGGCCGGAATTATCCGCTCTAAAACAGAAAATGTTTCTTACAGCTACAATTACAATTCCGGTTTGCCGAATGATAAAAAAAAGGCCTTGAATTTTGCGCGCGCCCGTTTAATACCAGGCGACCGTATTTACGTGACCGATGAACACAACAACGGCTTTTTTATGTTCGAAAACGTTGAGCCGGGCGTTTACTCGGTTATTATGGACGGCGGAGAGTACGCGCCAGACACGGTGCAGGTTACCGTTTACGCCAATCGTACTTCTTATGCTAATGGTTTTTTGGAAAAGGTAACCAATAAAGCGCCGGAAGTTTACCGATACGATCTAACGGCGAATGATAGTTTGGTTTTAACGCATTCGACGATTGAAATTCAATTTAGCCAGGCAATGGATCGCCAGAGCACGGAAAGCGCTTTTAAAATCCAACCGTCGGTTGATGGCTACTTTGAGTGGCAAAACAACGACTTGAAGATGGTTTACGCCCTGTACGATACCCTGCGTCGCAGTACAACCTATACGGTTACTGTTGATACCAGCGCAAAAAACAAAAACGGACTGCCTTTAGCGCAGGCCTATTCTTTCTCGTTTGTCACGGCGTCGGAGCACGTTAGACCAAATATCGTAAATTTTGGGCCGACCATTGACAGCGTACGCATTCAGAGTTCGATTTACATTCAATTCGATTTTCCCATGCGCAGGGAAAAAACCGAAGCCGCATTTTCCATTGATCCGCCGGTAGCAGGGCATTTTGAATGGGAAGAAGATTTAACAGGCTTTAGCTTTGTGCCCGACAGCGCCTTGCAGCGCAAAACGATGTACACCGTAAGGTTGAACGCGCAGGCCGAAAATTTTTACGGCGTGGCTCTCGATTCTGCCCTGCAATTTACGTTTATGACCAGATACCGCAACGAACTGTTGCCCCTTAAATTCTTCCCACAGGATGGGGAAACACATGTAAGCACTCTGCCGCAAATCTACATCATTTTCAACGGCGTGCCTAACAAGTACACAGTTTTTGGCAACGTTCAGCTTGCCGATTCCAGCGGAACGCCCATGGCCATGCGCGGCCTGGATGTGTTTGAGAAAGATGGAAGGGGCGTGCTGATTTTTGAACCAAGGTCGGAATTAGAAAAAAATATGCTTTATTATCTGCGCCTGTTCCCGGGCATGAAAGACCTGGACGGCCTGCCCGTGCCCGATACTCTACAATTCAGTTTCAGAACGGTTCCTAAAACCTACTACAACGGCCACCTTTTGGACGACTTTGAGACCAATTTCGGCTGGCTCGATCCGGACAACGTGCCAGGCACGATGGGCACGGATGCTGATGCGACCCAATTTGAGATAACGCGCACCAAAAAGATAAATGGCATTTACAGCGGTAAGCTGGAATACAAGTTTAGCTCAGACTCCGGCGGCGTATGTCGTTTATTTAATGAAGAAGGGAGAACGATTCCTTCCACTGCCGATTCATTATTTGGCATCTGGGTGTATGGCGATTTTAGCCGAAACCTGCTGCAGTTGCTTTTTGATCGCGGAAGTGATAAAAATATGGTGGTCTGGCAGGATACCATTAACTGGGCTGGCTGGAAGATGCTTATGGTGCCATTGGATTCCATCGGCGGCAGCGGCGATTACAATTTTCACAGCGTGGTGGTTAAACAATTAAACGGCGGATATACCGAAGGCGCCCTCTATCTGGATGACGCCCAGTACGATATGATTATCACCGCGCTGGAAGATGAAAATCCAGCCAATTTATTGCCCGCTAAATTAGCGTTACATCAAAATTATCCCAACCCCTTCAATCCGCTAACGACCATTGTGTATCAAATTCCGGAAAGCGGAGAAGTGCAACTGGCCCTGTTCAATGTGCTGGGGCAAAAAATAGCAGATGTGGTTAAAGCCAGGCAGCAGCCGGGCACGTACAAAATAACCATTCGCGCCGATAATCTGGCCAGCGGTGTTTACCTCTATCGCCTGAAGTTTAAAGATCAGGTGCGCGTGAAGAAACTAATTGTATTGAAGTAG